The genomic DNA GCCGGCTTCACCTACAGCCTGGATCTGCCATTCAAGGGCGTGTTTGCGCCGCATCCCATCTACTTCCGCCACGAGTGGGATCCGCGCGAGCTGGAGAGTCTACTCAATCGCCAAAACTTTTACGAGAAGAAGAACGAGAACCTGCACAAGGACTCGTCCTTCTACTACCACTCGCAGCACTCCAAGGAGTTGTACATGGGCTGGAAGGCTGGCGAGAacgtgtgccgcgcgccgtcgatgcTGCATCCCATTAAACGTGTAGACTATGTGCACCACCTCGAGGGCACTACCGCCTAGTTACTTTTCAAGCTGCTTTAATTGTTCTTGCAACGGCCCATAGTCGGTCTCGAGGCCTTTGTCCGCtgccgcacgcacgagattgcgcagctgccgcgcccgcgccgtgccggtCGCGTCGCGGGGCAGCACATGCAGCACGCCGGCATACACGCcgggcgtcgagcgcggcaggtcgaggtgcgcgggCAGCTCGgacgcctcgccgcccatgcgctgcaggagcgaCACGAGGAGCTGCCAGCTGGAATGcgagccgtcgcgcgcaagcgcctgcagcagcagcgtccaggtcgtcgcgcggggcgtgacgtgcgccgcgcgcatgtcgcgcagcacggtcCAAaagccgccgctcggcgccacAAACGCCGCAGGGTCGGCGGCACTCAGTGCGGGGATCAGCGCCTCAAAGACGCGCGCAGACaggtgctgcggcgcgaggtgcCGTACGCAGTGCGTGTACAGAcgctggacgagcgccgtgtctTTTTCGCAGCACGCcaccagcgcacgcaggacgagcgcgatggtgtacggcgtcgcgaggtgCCGCAGTTTGATActgcggtgctcggcgcggcgcccgtcgcTGTTTGCaagcgacgacgcggcgtgcgaGCCGTTTTGGGGGGTATGAGgaatgcgctcggccgcctgcagcagcgcagcgtccAGGCCGCTCACCGGCTGGAAGCGCCGCTGGaagacgcgcagcgcgccgtgccaGTCGTGCTcgcgtgcacgcgcacgcagcagcgccgtgtcccatagcgcacgctcgcgtgCCTGGATTGCGCGGCGGACCGGGCGCAGAAACTGGCCGGTAgacagcgtgccgcgctgcttTGCGTCGCGGGGCACGTCGATCGCTGTGtgccgcccggcggccgcgagaAAGATGGCGAGGGCCTcgacgcccggcgcggTTTGCGCGCGCAGAAGGAGGtgccgcgcatgcgcgaggTCCTCGGCAGCGACCGCATCCTtgaggcgcacgtcgagcgccgcctgctccgTGGAGCGGCCTTtgggcgccgcaggcgccggtTCCAAGAGCGCGTGTgacgcggcgtcgagcgtgtacgcgctcgacgccgcccactcgcgcgcggcgtctaTAGAACCCCCTCGCGCCAtggcgcgcacgacgcgatTGTACaagcgcgcgaggtgcgcctcCTTTTGCGCAGGCGTCACCGGCACATAGGatgcggcgacgcgctcccaAAACTCGGCGGCATCACCGCACTGCCCAGTGCGGTAGAGATGCGTCATGCCGGTCGTGAGTGCGGACCGGTATCCccccgcggcggcgaggatGCATGCTTGGCGCTGGTGCGATGCGTCGCTCTCGCAGAGCCAGTGCACGGCCTGGTCGTACGCCCAGCGTCCTTTGCGCGCATTCGCCTCCAGCTTGGAGGCATGCGGAGCGAGCATAAGCCACTGCAGCGCGGCTTccggctcgcgcgtcgccgcaaAGTACTGTGCGGCATGCAAGtactcgacgagcggcacgtcgagcggcgtgtgcagcgtctgcagctgctcgagcgagcgccgcgcatcctCCCACTCCTTCtcacgcagcagccgctgcagcagcgcaatcTGCGGCGAGAGGGTCGTGTccacgcgcagcgcattcGCTCGGGTCGCTACGTACTCGTCCGACGGCGGCTCAAACAGGCCGTagtcgacgccgcgcggatCGAGCTGCATGTTCGACCCGCTCTGGTCATAGGTTCCGTACGATGCCGCGCGGGTACTCTCGCGCGCTCCTACGTACGCCGCCAACGGCGCCGCACTCGAGTGCACGaaccgcacgcgccgcggccgcacgAGCATGGTGGAAAAGGCCACGTGGCTTCCACGTCGACGCTCTGTTCTCGCCAACATGCGTGTTGCTCTCAGTTGCGCGTTGCTAGTGGGCGCCGTGCAAGCGGCGCTCTTCTCGCCCAAGGGCCCGGTGCAGAAGCTGGACATGAGCAACTTTGACAAGGAGGTCATGAGCATCGAAAAGCCTACGATGGTCGCCTTCACTGCGCCGTGGTGCGGCCACTGCAAGAACCTCGTGCCGCACTACGTGCGTGTCGCGTCGGAGCTCGACGGTGTGGTGAAGATCACGTACGTGGACTGTGAAGACAAAGGCAGTGAGCCCCTCTGTGCCAAGTATGGCATCCGCGGCTTCCCCACGCTGAAGCTCTTCCCTGCGACCAagaagcgcgtgccgcgcgactacaacggcgagcgcacggccaaGGCGATTTCCGAGTACGTCGTGAGTGCG from Malassezia japonica chromosome 1, complete sequence includes the following:
- a CDS encoding uncharacterized protein (EggNog:ENOG503PM9F), whose protein sequence is MLVRPRRVRFVHSSAAPLAAYVGARESTRAASYGTYDQSGSNMQLDPRGVDYGLFEPPSDEYVATRANALRVDTTLSPQIALLQRLLREKEWEDARRSLEQLQTLHTPLDVPLVEYLHAAQYFAATREPEAALQWLMLAPHASKLEANARKGRWAYDQAVHWLCESDASHQRQACILAAAGGYRSALTTGMTHLYRTGQCGDAAEFWERVAASYVPVTPAQKEAHLARLYNRVVRAMARGGSIDAAREWAASSAYTLDAASHALLEPAPAAPKGRSTEQAALDVRLKDAVAAEDLAHARHLLLRAQTAPGVEALAIFLAAAGRHTAIDVPRDAKQRGTLSTGQFLRPVRRAIQARERALWDTALLRARAREHDWHGALRVFQRRFQPVSGLDAALLQAAERIPHTPQNGSHAASSLANSDGRRAEHRSIKLRHLATPYTIALVLRALVACCEKDTALVQRLYTHCVRHLAPQHLSARVFEALIPALSAADPAAFVAPSGGFWTVLRDMRAAHVTPRATTWTLLLQALARDGSHSSWQLLVSLLQRMGGEASELPAHLDLPRSTPGVYAGVLHVLPRDATGTARARQLRNLVRAAADKGLETDYGPLQEQLKQLEK